The Bradyrhizobium sp. CCBAU 051011 DNA segment GTTCCGCGACAGGCGCGGAAGATGAAGAATTGTCGGTCATCGCAACTCATCCATAGCATGGGATGGGCGCACAGATGACATCACATTCGCAAAATTGTCTGTGGCGATTCTTACATTTGGCATATTCGCATGCCAAAGGAACCTCCCATCCATTGGCATGAGCCGAACCTTTCCGCCTTCCGAGACATTGCTGCTGCATGCCCCCGTCAAGATTCGCAGTACCTTCAGAAGTGCCCGGCCTCGCAGCGCGGCGCATCGCGGCTGACATTCTCGACGGCGTGCTGCACAAGCATCGCACCCTCGACGACCAGCTCGACGGCGCCGGCGCGCATCCCGGACTGAAGACGCTCGCCGATCGTGACCGCGCTTTGATGCGGCGGCTGGTGGCGACGATCCTGCGGCGGCTCGGCACGCTCGGCCATTTGCTGTCGCGCCTGCTCGATCGCGGCATCCCGACTGACGCGCCGCGCGCGCAGAGCGCGCTGCTGATCGGTGCGGCGCAGATTCTCTGGATGGACGTGCCCGATCACGCCGCCGTCGATCTTTCGGTGCGGCTGGTGCAATCGGATCGGCGCGCCGCGAAATATGCCGGCCTCGTCAACGCTGTGTTGCGCCGCTGCGCCCGCGAGGGACAACCGCTGATCGAGGAAGTCAAATCGCAGACGCTGGACATTCCGCCGTGGCTGCTCGCGCGCTGGATCGGTGCCTATGGCGAGAGCACTGCGCGAGAGATGGCGCGCGCCATCGGCCACGAGCCGTCACTCGACATCACCGTGAAGGCCGACGCGCCGCAATGGGCGAACCGTCTGCATGGCGAAACCTTGCCGACCGGAACGGTGCGCACGCTGTTGCAGGGTGCGGTGACCATGCTGCCTGGTTTCTCCGAGGGACAATGGTGGGTGCAGGACGCCGCCGCTGCGCTGCCGGCGCGGTTGTTTGGCGACGTCGGCGGCAAGACCATTGTCGACCTCTGCGCCGCGCCTGGCGGCAAGACCGCACAGCTCGTGCAGGCCGGCGCGCGCGTCACCGCAGTCGATCGCTCGCCGGCGCGCATGGCGCGGCTGCGCGACAATCTGGCGCGGCTTTCGCTGCAGGCCGATGACGTCGTGACCGATGCCGCCGAGTGGCAGGGCCCCGGCAATGGCGGCTTCGACGGCGTGCTGGTGGATGCGCCCTGCACCTCCACCGGCACCATCCGTCGTCACCCTGACGTCGCCTGGCTGCGTCAGGAAACCGATATCGCGACGCTGTCGGCATTGCAGAAGCGGCTGTTGCAACGGGCGGTCGCACTGCTCAAGCCGGGCGGAACGCTGGTCTATTGCACCTGTTCGCTGGAGCCCGAGGAAGGCGAGCAGGCGGTCGCGTCCCTGCTGGCGGCCGAACCGGGCGTGCGCCGGGTCCCGATCGAGACGGGCGAGGTCGCAGGCTTGAGCGAAATCGTCACCGCGTCAGGCGATTTGCGCACCCTGCCCTTCCATTTGCCCCATCCCGACCCCCGGCTCGGCGGGATGGATGGATTTTACGCGGCACGTCTGGTTAAAACCTGATTTTAGCCCAGAATCTCCCGGCCTTCGGGTGATTCGTCTGTGTTCAAGATGGTGTCATACCGGCGTTTCCGGATTAAAAGGATTCGCCAGAATACCCCTCCCTCCCTAAGCCCAAGGCACGGCGTGTCGGTCGCTCAACGCAGACGCATCTCGACGCTTATCATGAGCCGCTCGGCGCGGACCGTGATCGCGCGCGCGACCGGCGCGACGGTGGCAGTGTCGCGGCTGTGGCCCGGCCGCGCCGACCGGCTGATCATCGCGCCACATGACCTGCGTACCGCCGACGCCACCCGCGCCGCCGAAATCTATGCCGGCCGCTTCGTGTTCGCCGGCAAGATCGTGACCTGCCACGGCCGCTCGATCTTCGACCTCGAGCCGCCGTCGGAAGATTGGGAAGTCGCCCTGCTCGGCTTCGGCTGGCTGCGCCACTTGCGCGCCGCCGACACCGCGCTGACCCGCGCCAACGCCCGCTCGCTGGTCGATGACTGGATCTCGAATCCGGGACGCCGGCGGCCGCTCGAACGCCGCCCCGACGTGCTGGCGCGGCGCGTTATCTCGCTGTTGTCGCAGGCGCCGCTGGTGCTCGGCGACACCGACGGAAAGTTCTATCGCAAATATCTGCGCGGGCTGACCCGCGAGATCCGCTATCTGCGCTACACGACGCTCGACATCGCCGACGGCGTGCCGCGGCTGCAGGTTTTGATCGCGCTGTGCTACGCCTCGCTGTGCCTTGCCAACCAGGCGCGGAACATCCGCTCCGCGACGCGCCGGTTGTCCGACGAATTGCAACGGCAGATCCTGCCCGACGGCGGACATATCTCGCGCAACCCCGGCGCGCTAGTCGAACTGCTCAGCGATCTCTTGCCGCTGCGCCAGACCTTTGCGGCTCGCAACATCGCGCCGCCGCCGGCGCTGCTCAATGCGATCGACCGCATGATGCCGATGCTGCGCTTCTTCCGCCACGGCGACGGCAGCTTTGCGCTGTTCAACGGCATGAGCAACGCGCCCTCGGACCTGGTGGCGACGCTGCTCGCCTATGACGATACCCATGGCGTGCCGATGGCGAACATGCCGCATACCGGCTTCCAGCGTCTCGATGCCGGCACCACGACAGTCATCATCGACACCGGCCCGCCGCCGCCGCCGAACGTCAGCCAGGAAGCGCATGCCGGCTGTCTCTCGTTCGAATTGTCGTCCGGACCGAGCCGGATCGTCATCAATTGCGGGATGCCCTCCACCGGCCGGGACAATTGGCGCACCTTTGCGCGCAGCACAGCGGCGCATTCGACCCTGACCTATCACGATACATCCTCGTGCCAGTTCGTCGAGCTGTCGGCGATGAAGAAGCTGCTGCAAGGCGCGCCTGTCGTCAGCGGTCCGGCCAATGTGCAAAGCTACCGCGAGGCGATGGCGGACGGCGATCTCCTGACTACTTCGCATGACGGCTATCTCGGCCGGTTCGGCGCCCTGCATCGCCGCGTGCTGATGATTTCCCATGACGGTGCAAGGCTCGACGGCGAGGACACGGTCTCGCCGGCGCCGGGCGGCCGCATCAAGGGCGCCGAGTCCGATTTTGCGCTGCGGTTTCACCTGCATCCTGCGGTAAAGGCCAGCCGTCTGAGCGATGCGCGCGGCGTGATGCTGGTATTGCCCAACCGCGACGTCTGGACCTTCGAGGCGCTCGACGACAAGGTCGACCTCGAGGACAGTGTATTTCTCGCCGGTAATGACGGCCCCCGCCGCACCGCCCAGATCGTGATCCGCCAGGATTCCCGCCACGCCTCCTCGATCCGCTGGAGCTTTGTCCGCTCATCGACGACGGCTGCCGGCACCAACGCCCGCCGCAATGCGCGGCGCGAGCCGGAACTGCCGCTCTAGAGTCTCCTGCAGAGACGGCAATCTGCGCCCATTGTGAACCTCGCCAAAAGCTGCTAACCAGCGCGCTCTCGCGCGACTGGCGACTTTGGATGGAGCACCATCGGGAAGCGCGAGAGTAATCGCCGCGCGCCTGGGCATAAGCATCCCCTAACAAAGGACCTTGCCCATGACTGATACGACCCGCCGCGTCACCCGCGCTCTATTATCCGTTTCCGACAAGACCGGCCTGATCGAATTCGCCAAGGTACTCGCTGGCCATGGCGTCGAGCTCGTCTCCACCGGCGGCACTGCAAAGGCAATCGCGGCAGCCGGACTGAAGGTCAAGGACGTCTCCGAACTCACCGGCTTTCCCGAAATGATGGATGGCCGGGTCAAGACGCTTCATCCGAAGGTGCATGGCGGCCTGCTCGCGATCCGCGACAACAAGGAACATGCTGAGGCGATGAAGTCGCACGGCATCGCGCCGATTGATCTGCTCGTCGTCAATCTCTACCCGTTCGAGGCGACCGTCGACAAAGGCGCGGGCTATGAGGACTGCATCGAGAATATCGACATCGGCGGTCCAGCAATGATCCGCGCGGCGGCGAAGAACCATGACGATGTCGCGGTGGTCGTCGAGGCGCAGGATTATCAGGCCGTGCTCGACGAACTCGCCGCCAACAAGGGCGCAACCACGCTGCCGCTGCGTCGCCGCCTCGCCGCCAAAGCCTATGCCCGCACCGCAGCCTATGACGCCGCGATCTCGAACTGGTTCGCTGTCCAGCTCAACGACAACGCGCCCGATTTCCGCGCCTTCGGCGGCAGGCTGATCCAGTCGCTGCGCTATGGAGAAAACCCGCACCAGACCGCAGCGTTCTATGCAACGCCCGAGAAGCGGCCGGGCGTCTCGACCGCACGGCAGTTGCAGGGCAAGGAGCTCTCCTACAACAACATCAACGAC contains these protein-coding regions:
- a CDS encoding heparinase II/III family protein, translated to MSRSARTVIARATGATVAVSRLWPGRADRLIIAPHDLRTADATRAAEIYAGRFVFAGKIVTCHGRSIFDLEPPSEDWEVALLGFGWLRHLRAADTALTRANARSLVDDWISNPGRRRPLERRPDVLARRVISLLSQAPLVLGDTDGKFYRKYLRGLTREIRYLRYTTLDIADGVPRLQVLIALCYASLCLANQARNIRSATRRLSDELQRQILPDGGHISRNPGALVELLSDLLPLRQTFAARNIAPPPALLNAIDRMMPMLRFFRHGDGSFALFNGMSNAPSDLVATLLAYDDTHGVPMANMPHTGFQRLDAGTTTVIIDTGPPPPPNVSQEAHAGCLSFELSSGPSRIVINCGMPSTGRDNWRTFARSTAAHSTLTYHDTSSCQFVELSAMKKLLQGAPVVSGPANVQSYREAMADGDLLTTSHDGYLGRFGALHRRVLMISHDGARLDGEDTVSPAPGGRIKGAESDFALRFHLHPAVKASRLSDARGVMLVLPNRDVWTFEALDDKVDLEDSVFLAGNDGPRRTAQIVIRQDSRHASSIRWSFVRSSTTAAGTNARRNARREPELPL
- a CDS encoding RsmB/NOP family class I SAM-dependent RNA methyltransferase, which codes for MPPSRFAVPSEVPGLAARRIAADILDGVLHKHRTLDDQLDGAGAHPGLKTLADRDRALMRRLVATILRRLGTLGHLLSRLLDRGIPTDAPRAQSALLIGAAQILWMDVPDHAAVDLSVRLVQSDRRAAKYAGLVNAVLRRCAREGQPLIEEVKSQTLDIPPWLLARWIGAYGESTAREMARAIGHEPSLDITVKADAPQWANRLHGETLPTGTVRTLLQGAVTMLPGFSEGQWWVQDAAAALPARLFGDVGGKTIVDLCAAPGGKTAQLVQAGARVTAVDRSPARMARLRDNLARLSLQADDVVTDAAEWQGPGNGGFDGVLVDAPCTSTGTIRRHPDVAWLRQETDIATLSALQKRLLQRAVALLKPGGTLVYCTCSLEPEEGEQAVASLLAAEPGVRRVPIETGEVAGLSEIVTASGDLRTLPFHLPHPDPRLGGMDGFYAARLVKT